The Starkeya sp. ORNL1 DNA window CATCACGAGACGCGCGGCACCGCTCTGCAGCCGGCGGTGCTCGAACTCATCGACCGCGGCGGCCTGATCGAGCCGTTCCTTGACGCCAGCGTGCATATCAAGCGGGTTCACGTGCTCGGCCCGGGCCTGCAGCAGCTCGCGGAAATGACCCTCGCCAATATCGGTTGCAAATATGAGCATCAGTGCAGCCTGCCGCAGTGGCACACCGAGGCGATCCTGCGCGAGCATCTGGAGAGCTGCGGCGTCCGGATCGAGTACGGCACGCAAGTGAAGGCGATCGAGGACGACCCGGCGGGCCTGCGGGTGACGGTCGAGGCCGGCGGCCGCGAGGAGGTCTTCACCACGTCCTACGTGCTGGGCGCGGGCGGCGCCCACAGCATCACCCGCCATTCGATGCACGAGCATCTCGCCGGGGACACCTATGGCGGCCGGTACATCGTCGCCGACATGAAGCATCGCCTGCCCTACCAGCCCGAATGCGGACGGGTGATCGTGGGCGCGGAAGGCTTCGTGCTGGTCTCGCCGCTGCCGGACGAGCGCTGGCTGATCTTCGTCAATCGCGACGAGGCCGATACGCGCTCCGAGCTTCCGAGCGCGGCCGAATTGAGCGAACTGCTCAATCGTCGCGCCGGCGTCGATCTCGGCATGCACGATCTGCGCTGGGCCTCCTATTTCAACATGCACATGCGCGCCGCCGAGCGCCTGAGCGACGGGCGGCGGTTCCTGCTGGGCGATGCGGCGCACCTCTCCAGTCCGATGGGCGGCGAAGGCATCAATGCCGCTTTCATGGATGCGGCCGACATCGCCTGGAAGCTCGCCCTCGTCGTGCACGGGTCCGGCAAGCCGGCGCTGCTCGACAGCTACGCAGCGGAGCGCGGCGCGGCGGACCATCACGTGCTGGAGGTCTCCAACGAGATCCATAACGCCGTGATGGAGCTGATCGCGATGTGTCGGGACGGCATGCCGACTTTGCCGCCGGCCGATCCGGTGAAGGGCATGGCGATCGTGCGCCGGCGTTCGATGCTCGACGTCTCCTATGCGGGCAGCGCGCTCGTCGGCGAGGCCAGCGCGGCAGTGGAAGGCCCGGCACCCGGAGAGCGCTTCCCGGTCCGCCATCGCCTCAGCGGCACCGGCCACCATGTGATCGTGTTCGGCGAAGCGCCGCGCCTCGACCATTTGCGTGCACGTTGGAACGGCCTCGTCTCGGTCGTCGATGCCTCAAGCGAGGGCTTCGATGCATCCGCAGCCGGCGTGCCCAATGGCGGCGCCATACTGGTCCGGCCGGACGGCTTCATCGGGTTCCGCGCTGCCCCGGCTGACGAGGCGACGATGGCCGCGCTCGACGCCCATCTGGCGAGCTATCTGGTGCCGGGATCTCACCAGGCGGTGTAGCCGCCATCGATCGTCAGGATGGTCCCCGTCACATAGGTCGAAGCCGCGGAGGCCAGATAGACCACCGCGGCGGCGACCTCGGAGGGTTCGCCGACGCGGCCCATCGGCGTCATGTCCAGCCAGACATTGAACAGCTCGGGCCGCTCGCGCATTTTCAGCGTCATCTCGGTCGCGATGTAGCCCGGCGCCAGCGCGTTCACGCGCACCCCGCTCTTCGCCCACTCGGTCGCCAGAGCCTTGGTGAGCATGTGCACGGCACCCTTGCTCGCCATGTAGGAGGCCGCCGTCTGCGGGCGATTGATGATCAGGCCGGACATCGAGCCGAGATTGACGATGCTGCCCTGCCTTCGGTCGACCATATGGCGCCCGAAGGCACGGCAGCACCAGAATACGCCATTGACGTTGACGTCCATCACCTCGCGCCATTCGTCGTCAGGCGTTTCGACCGCCGAATTGAGCCGGGCAATGCCGGCGCTGTTGACGAGGACGTCGACCTTGCCGTGTTCCTCGACGATCGCGGCGGCTGCCGTGGTCACGGCAGCCGGATCGGTCACGTCCAGAACCGCGGAAGCGGCATCCACTCCGCTCTCGGCGAGACGTTTCACGGCCGCATCCAGCGCAGTCTGATGTCGACCTGCGACGATGACCTTTGCCCCGCATGCCCCGAGCGCCGTCGCCGACTCGAAGCCGATGCCGCTCGAGCCGCCGGTGACGACGGCGACGGATCCCGTCATGTCGAACGCGTTGCGGTAGTCCATGGGCGCCCTCCTGACGGTCTTCATCGAGCGGCACGGACCTTATCATGAAACATCCAGACGGGGCGCCGGTCGCGGATGGCTCATAGGGAGCTACCCTACTCCCTCATCCCCGGACTTGACCCGGGGATCCAGACTTCAACCGGGTGCATGCGGATGGGCTAGATCCCCGGGTCAAGCCCGGGGATGAGGTAGAATGGAGATTCTGGCCTGCCTATTAGCCGGCTCTCTAACCTGCCGCGACGCCGAACCTGCGACGATAATCCGTCGGCGCCAGGCCGGTGATGCGCTGGAACAGCTTGCGGAAGGCGGAGGCATCGCTGTAGCCGACCTCCCAGGCGATCTGTTCCACCGGGCGGCGGCTGAGTTCCAGCGCCTCGCGTGCCTTGGCGATCCGGATCTGCTGGGCATATTCGGTGGGCTTGAGGCCGGTCGCCTTCTGGAACCGGCGCAGGAAGGTGCGCTCTTCCAGCCCTGCGCGCCGCGCCAGCGCGGTGACCGCATGGTCTTTCGCCCCGGTCGCCTGCAGCCAGTGCTGCACCTTCAGGATCGCGGCATCGCCGTGATCTAGGCGCGGGACGAAGTGATTGTATGGCCGCTGGGCGCGACCGGGCGGATCGACGATCAGGAAGCGGGCGGTCTCCAGCATCACGCTAGGCCCCAGCAGACGCTCCACCAGCGTGAGCCCGAGATCGGTCCAGGCGAGGATGCCGCCGGCGGTGATGATGTCGCCATCATCGATCACCATGCGGTCGACATCGACCTTGATGGCGGGGAAACGCTCGCCCAGCGCATCGGCGAATGCCCAGTGGGTGGTCGCCTGCCGCCCTTCGAGCAGGCCGGTCTCGCCGAGCACGAAGGCGCCCGCGCACACCGAACACAGCGTGGTGCCCTCGGCATGGCGATCCGCCATCCAGGTGGCGAAGCCGCGCATCGACTGCATCTTGCCCGGCATCACCAGGCTGGGCGGGGCGATCAGGTGACTGGGCTTGTGCGGTTTGCCGGGATGGCTGTCATAGGTGCACGCCACCCCCGCCCCGTCATCGGCCTGTCTCCAGTGGGTGACACGTATCGCCGCCGGGTCGCCGTCGTCGCTCGCCGCGGTGACGTCGCCGGCGATGCGGAACAGGTCGGTCAGGCCATAGACCGCAGCCAGTTGCGCGTCCGGATAGATGAGCAGTCCAATCTCGGCGACGATCACGGGTCCCTCGGCACTCTGTCAGTTTCGGCCCGCCCGATGTCAGTTCTGCCAAGCGCGCCCGTCAGCCCTCTCGCCTACAACATCCACACCGAGGCGCACAGAGCGGCGGCCCACAGCAAAACGAGGAGAACCGACATGAGCACTATCACCACGAAGGACGGCACCGAGATCTACTACAAGGACTGGGGTTCCAAGGACGCGCAGCCGATCGTCTTCCACCATGGCTGGCCGCTGAGCGCCGACGATTGGGACAACCAGATGCTCTATTTCCTCGGCCAGGGCTATCGGGTGATCGCGCATGATCGCCGCGGCCACGGCCGCTCGATGCAGACCGCGACCGGCAACGAGATGGACACCTATGCGGCCGACGTTATCGAGCTCGCCAAAGCGCTCGATCTGCGCAACGCGATCCATATCGGCCATTCCACCGGCGGCGGCGAGGTGGCGCATTATGTGGCCCGTGCCGAGCCCGGCCGCGTCGCCAAGGCGGTGTTGATCGGCGCGGTGCCCCCGATCATGGTCAAGTCCGAGAAGAATCCGGGCGGCCTGCCGATCGAGGTGTTCGACGGCTTCCGCGCGGCGCTGGTCGCCAACCGCGCGCAGTTCTACATCGATGTGCCGGCCGGCCCGTTCTACGGCTACAACCGTGAGGGCGCGAAGGTCTCGCAGGGCGTCATCGACAATTGGTGGCGCCAGGGCATGATGGGCGGCACCAAGGCGCATTACGACTGCATCAAGGCATTCTCCGAGACCGACTTCACCGAAGACCTCAAGACCATCGAGGTTCCGGTCCTGGTGATGCACGGCACCGACGACCAGATCGTGCCCTATGCCGACTCCGCGCCGCTCGCGGTGAAGCTGCTGAAGAACGGCACGCTCAAGAGCTATGAAGGCCTGCCGCACGGCATGTGCACCACCCATCCGGAGGTGGTCAATCCGGACCTGCTGGCCTTCATCAAGGGCTGAAGCGGCTCATCGAGGATTGAAGGCTTGGGCGAGCCGGGCGACCGGCTCGCTTTCTTCATGTCGGCGCGTCGGCGAGCGGATTGAGCGGCGGCAAGGACGATGGGGGCGATGCCGACGCCCGCGTCGCGCGGAGCGACTCGAGGCGATCGAGCAACAGGTTTGCGTCGCTCGCGCTCCACGGCACCGCCGCCGTGCCGAACAATGAAGCCTCCAAAGGACGGACGAACTCCCGGGCCTTTGCACGTGCGGCCGGCGAGAGGTCGGCACACCAGGCCGAGTATGCGCGATAGACGGCGCGCGCATCGCCGGCCCTGCAGGCGTCGCGCAGCGCGGCAAAAGCCCTGCTTTCCGGCGTCGCCGCCGCCGCGTGCCGCGCACGGGCATGGGCGGCATAGCGCGTGCCGATCCAGAACACGAGACAGAGTGCGGCGAACAGCGCCGCATAGGCGAGGCGCCGGTTTGGTGGGGCCGTCTCGACGCCTGAAGCCGGCTCTTCCGCAACGCTGATCGTTGCCCCGGCCCCTGCGGCCGCCTTCAGTGCACCCTCGCCCAGATTCCACCAGGGCTGTGCGACCGCCGGCAGTTCGAACCGCCCGCCACGCTCGAACACATAGGTGATGCGGTCGACCCGCCGCCCGGTGATGGCGCCGCGATTCATGCGGTCCTCGCTGTCCGGCGGATCGGTATAGACGCGCACGCCGTCCGGCGCGCCGAGCGGCAGATCGCGCAACACGAGGCCGGGAACGTCCTCGGCCGTGCGGGTGACGGTGCGGACGATGGCATCGCCCGCCTTGAAGGTGCCACCCGGTGCCGGCGCCCATTGCTCGTCGAGCGTGAGGTGCCGGGTGGCGACGACCGGCTGGGAGGGATCGACACCTGCCGGCACCGTAACGCTCATCTCCACCGGTTCGCCGCGTGTGCTGCCCGTCGTCTCGCCGGCGGAATCGAGCAGGGTCACGGTCGCGGGTGGGATCGCGAATTCGCCACCGCGCCGCGGATAGAGCGCGAACTCGAAGCGCTGGCCGACATAGGGCTCGCCGCCGATGGTATCGCGCACCGTGGTGCCCTGCGTCTCGAAGCGGAACGCCTGCACGCCGGCGACGTCCGGCACCGCGACACGCGGCGGCCTCCGCATCGCATTATGGAACAGCACATCGACATACAGCGCGACATGCTGGCCGATGACGGCGCCGGCCGCAGGATCGGCCTTGGTGCGCACCACCACGGCCTCCTGCGCCGCGAGCGGGCCGGCCAGGCCGAGCAGCAGGAACGCAAGCGGCCATCTCATGGCGACGTCCCGCCCTGCTGCTGGAGCTGATAGCCGAAGCGGGCGCGCAGGAAGTCGGCAGGCCTGGTCTGCACCCGCTTCAGCCACAGCGCGCGCACTGCCTCGTCGCTCATCGGCGCGCCGGCGGTGTCGGTCTGCTGGCCGCCCGGGTTCTTCGCATCCTTGTCATAGACGATCTGGTCGGCGCCCTCGCGCTGGTCGCCGGCTTCCCCTCCCGGCGCCTTCATGCGCTCCGCGCGCAATTGCGCGAGCGTGCGATTGGCCTCGGCGTCCGCAAAGCCCGGCCGCAATCCCAGCGCGCGGTCATAGCGGGCGACGGCGTCGTCATATTTGCCGAGCATCACCAGGGCATTGCCATGATCGTAGGCGCCGTCCGCGGTGTCGATGCCGGCGAAAGTCTGCGCGGCGTCCTTGAAGTTGCCGGCGCGCATCAGGGCGGCGCCGCGCCACATCGGATCGAGGAAGGCATCGGCAGCCTGCTGATACTTGCCGTGCTCGAACAGATAGCGCCCACGCTGGTCGGGGCTTGCCCAGAGCGCGCTCCAGCCGACCAGCCACGCAGCAATGCCAAGCGCCGCGACAAGCATTGCTACCAGCATTGCCACAGCCCGGCTTGAGTGGTGCTTGCGCGCGTTCATGCCAACACCCAGCCGCGGCGGAACCAGCCGAGCACCAGCAGCGCGATCAGCGGCGTCAGCCAATAGCCCGCCTCCTCCCAGCGCGGCGCCTCGCCGGCGAGCGGCGGTGCAGCGCCCTTGGTGGCGAGCGTGCGGGCGAGGCCGGCGACATCCGCGGTGTCGAGCGTCGGCACCACGAGATCGGCGTCGAGTGCGGATACCGCAGAGTTGAGGCTGGGATCAGCGGACACGCGAGCAGCGGGCTGCATGGCGAACAGCGTCACCGGGACGTCGCGCTCATCCTTGAGCGCGGCAATCGCACCGGGCGCCACCGTGTCGGCGAACACGACGATGGAACCGCCCTGCCTGCCATCGGTCAACACCTGCCCGGCGAGCTTCACCGCAGCAGCGAGATCGTCGCCCTCGCGCGGCATCACGTCGGGCGCCAGCGCGCCCGCCATCGTCTCCACCACCGCGGCGTCCGGGGTCGGCGGCAGCACCAGATGCGCCGAGCCGGCATAGGCGACGAGCCCGGTCGGCGCGCCCTCGCGCAGAGCCAGGAGGTCGCTCATCTTCTGGCGGGCGCGGTCGAGCCGCGTCGGCTGGAGGTCGGTGCCGAGCATGGACGGAGCGACCTTCAGCACGAACATGGCCGGTCGCGCGCTCTGCGCAAACGGCGACGGCGCCTGCCGCCAGGCCGGGCCGGCAATGGCGAGGACGCCGACGATCCAGCCCGCCAGCAGCAGGTCGCTCGGCTTGAACCGCCGCGTGTCGCCGCCGACGATGAGATGGCGCAGCAGGGCCGGGTCGATCGCCGCCCGCCAGCGCGCCGTGGTGTCGGTCTCGCGCCGCTCCAGCCACCACAGCGCGAGGGCCGGCAGCAGGAGCAGCAGCCACCATGGCCGCAGGAAGTGGAATGCGGCGAGCGCGTCCATCATCGCGTCGCCTCCGCCACCCGCCGGCGCGGCCAGCGCACCAGCCGGATCGCCTGCATAAGCATGGACAGCAGCGTCAGCGCCGCCAGCGGCAGCCAGTACAGTTCGACCCGCGGCTGGAACGAGACGGTATCGACCTTCCGGGTCTCGATCGCATCGAGCCTTGTATAGATGCCGGCCAACTGGTCGCGGTCGAGCGCGCGGTAATAGCCGCCGCCAGTCAGGTCGGCGACCTGCTTCAAGGCGGCCTCGTCGAGCTTCTCCTCGCCCGCCGCCGCCGGATCGCCGACCGCCACGGTGTGGATGACGATGCCCTTGTCCTTCGCAATACGCGCGGCCTCGTCCGGCGGCACGCTGCTCGCCGTATCATTGCCGTCGGTGAGCGCGATCATGGTTTTGGCCGGCGCGGTCGATGTCGCGAACAAATTGATGCCGAGCCCGATGGCATCGCCGAACACGGTGCGCGGCCCGGCCATGCCGACCTGCATCTCGCCGAGCAATTGGCGGGCGAGCTTCAGATCGGTGGTGAACGGCACCAGCGCGAACGGCGCATTGCCGAACACCACGACGCCGACGCGGTCGCCCTGCCGGCGGGCAAGGAAATCGTCCAGCACCTGCTTCACTGCAGTGAGCCGGTTGACCTTGTTGCCGGCGGCATCGGTGAAGTCGGCGGTGTCCATCGAGCCGGACAGGTCGACCAGCAGCAGCAGGTCGCGCGCCGGCTGGTCGTGATGGACCGGCGGCAAGGTCCATTGCGGGCGCATCAGCGCGCCGAGTGCGAGGCACCAGCAGGCGGCAAGCCCGAGGCTGCGCCACAGCCCGCGCCGGCTGATGCTCGCCCCTCCCCGTGGCGAAGCGCCGGTGAGCGTCGCGAGTTGAACGAAGAACGGCACGCGGACCGCAGCGCGGCGCGCGGCGTAGGGCGGCACCAGCCAATAGACCAGCGCCGGCAGCGGCAGAAGCAATGCGAGCCACGGGTGCGCGAAACCAAGCATGGGCGCTACTCCGCCGCCCGATGGCGCTTCACCCAGCGCCGCGCCGCCGCCACGATCGCCGCGCCGTCGCCGCTCTGTGCGCCATAGGCGGCGCGTTCGAGCGCGGCAGCGGGGCCCTTGGTAAAGGCATCCGTTTCCGCGGTGCGGTCGAGGAAGGCCAGCCAGGCGGCGCCGGTGAGGCTCGCCACCTCGGCGCGCGGATAGGCGACCAGCGCGGCGCGCTTGAGGATGGCGGAGAGCGCCAACACCCGAGCCGGCTCATTGACGGGATCGAGCGCGGCGAGTTCGGCCAAAGCGGCTCGGCGATAGGCATTGTGGCGATGGCGCCGGATCATGTGCACGGCGAGTATCGCCAATGCCGCCGCCAGCGCCGCGGCCACGATCCACCAGCCCGGCGCCGGCGGCCACCATGGCACCGGTGGCGGCACGATAATGTCGCGCAGGTTGGAGAGGTCGGCCGGATCGCTCATCACGCGGCACTCGCAGCACGCGCGGCCGGCGCCTTTCTGGCAAGGCGGCGGCCCAGCAGTTCGCGAAGCTGTTCCGACGTGTCCCGCACGGTGGAGAGGGGCAGCACCGGGATAGCGCGGCGGCGCGAGAAGCGCTCGATCGCATCCCTCCGGGCGTTGAAGTCGGCAGCAAAGCGCGTGCGCAGATCCCGGCCGGACATGTCGATATTCATCTGCCGCGCGGCCTCGGCGATGACGGCGCGCCCGACATCCGGCAGTTCGGCCTCCAGCGGGTCGGAGATGAAGATCGTCAGCACGTCATTATGGGCGGTGATCTCGGTCACCAGTCTCACCGTCTCGGCGTCCGCCCCGGCCGCGTCGGTGATGAGGGTGACGAGCCCGTCATGTGGCATCAGCCTGGATGCCTTGCGCAGGGCCTCGTTGAATAGGCCGGGGTCGGTCGGCCGCGGATCATCCGCGCGCAGGGCCTGGTTCCGCCGCACGATGGCGTCGAGGATCGGCGCCACCGCAGCGTTGCGGGCGCGCGGCCGGATCTCGTCGATCCCGTCCTCGGAGAACACGATGGCGCCGACGCGGTCGCCGAGCGAGGTCACCCGCCACGCCGCCAGCGCCGCCGCCTCGGCCGCGACGACCGATTTCATGGCCCGCCGGCTGCCGAAGAACATGCCGAGCCGCTGGTCCACCAGCAGTAGCACCGGCCGATCGCGCTCCTCGGTGAAGACCCGCACATGCGGCGAGCCGAGCCGCGCGGTGGCCGGCCAGTCGATGGCGCGGACATCGTCGCCCTCGTAATAGTGGCGCAGCTCCTCGAATTCGAGCCCGCGGCCGCGCAGCCGCGACGCGTGGCGGCCGGCCAACAGGCTGTGCACCGGCTGCTTCGGCAGGAAGCTGAAGCCCTTGGCGCGGTGGCGCAGGCGCAGCAGTTCGTCGAGTGTCACATGGACCCGCGCCTCCTCGGCCATATGCGCCCTCCCCGTCAGACCGCCACGGCGACCTGCTTCACCAGTTCGTCAATGACGTCGTCCGCCCGCATGCCGTCGGCGCCGGCCTCATAGGTCAGCGACACGCGATGGCGCAGGCAGTCATGCACCACCGCCTGAACGTCCTCGGGCGTGACGTAGTCGCGCCCTTGCAGCCAGGCGTAGGTGCGCGAGGAACGGTCGAGCGCCAGCGTGCCACGCGGGCTGGCGCCGATGCCGATCCAGCCCTTGAGCTTGTCGCCATACTCCGCCGGCCGGCGCGTCGCCGCGACGAGGGCGACGATGTACGTCTCCACCGCCTCGACCATGGAGACCGCGTCGATCTCCTTGCGGGCGGCAAAGATCTCCGCCTGAGCGATCTTGGCGGGCGGCGCCTCCGCGGTGCCGGCCTGCTCGGCGCGCACCAGCCGCAGCACCTTCGCTTCGTCGGCATCGCTCGGATAATCGATCCGCACATGCATCAGGAACCGGTCCATCTGCGCTTCGGGCAGCGGATAGGTGCCTTCCTGCTCGATCGGGTTCTGCGTCGCCAGCACCATGAACAGGTCCGGCAGGCCGTAGCGCTTGCCGGAGACCGTGACCTGGCGCTCCTCCATCGCCTCCAGCAGCGCGGACTGCACCTTGGCGGGGGCGCGGTTGATCTCGTCG harbors:
- a CDS encoding tetratricopeptide repeat protein: MNARKHHSSRAVAMLVAMLVAALGIAAWLVGWSALWASPDQRGRYLFEHGKYQQAADAFLDPMWRGAALMRAGNFKDAAQTFAGIDTADGAYDHGNALVMLGKYDDAVARYDRALGLRPGFADAEANRTLAQLRAERMKAPGGEAGDQREGADQIVYDKDAKNPGGQQTDTAGAPMSDEAVRALWLKRVQTRPADFLRARFGYQLQQQGGTSP
- a CDS encoding alpha/beta hydrolase; the protein is MSTITTKDGTEIYYKDWGSKDAQPIVFHHGWPLSADDWDNQMLYFLGQGYRVIAHDRRGHGRSMQTATGNEMDTYAADVIELAKALDLRNAIHIGHSTGGGEVAHYVARAEPGRVAKAVLIGAVPPIMVKSEKNPGGLPIEVFDGFRAALVANRAQFYIDVPAGPFYGYNREGAKVSQGVIDNWWRQGMMGGTKAHYDCIKAFSETDFTEDLKTIEVPVLVMHGTDDQIVPYADSAPLAVKLLKNGTLKSYEGLPHGMCTTHPEVVNPDLLAFIKG
- a CDS encoding DUF58 domain-containing protein — protein: MAEEARVHVTLDELLRLRHRAKGFSFLPKQPVHSLLAGRHASRLRGRGLEFEELRHYYEGDDVRAIDWPATARLGSPHVRVFTEERDRPVLLLVDQRLGMFFGSRRAMKSVVAAEAAALAAWRVTSLGDRVGAIVFSEDGIDEIRPRARNAAVAPILDAIVRRNQALRADDPRPTDPGLFNEALRKASRLMPHDGLVTLITDAAGADAETVRLVTEITAHNDVLTIFISDPLEAELPDVGRAVIAEAARQMNIDMSGRDLRTRFAADFNARRDAIERFSRRRAIPVLPLSTVRDTSEQLRELLGRRLARKAPAARAASAA
- a CDS encoding FAD-dependent monooxygenase, whose translation is MQSESAAEPTVLIVGSGPAGLFAACELVRHGVTPRIVESRLEPHHETRGTALQPAVLELIDRGGLIEPFLDASVHIKRVHVLGPGLQQLAEMTLANIGCKYEHQCSLPQWHTEAILREHLESCGVRIEYGTQVKAIEDDPAGLRVTVEAGGREEVFTTSYVLGAGGAHSITRHSMHEHLAGDTYGGRYIVADMKHRLPYQPECGRVIVGAEGFVLVSPLPDERWLIFVNRDEADTRSELPSAAELSELLNRRAGVDLGMHDLRWASYFNMHMRAAERLSDGRRFLLGDAAHLSSPMGGEGINAAFMDAADIAWKLALVVHGSGKPALLDSYAAERGAADHHVLEVSNEIHNAVMELIAMCRDGMPTLPPADPVKGMAIVRRRSMLDVSYAGSALVGEASAAVEGPAPGERFPVRHRLSGTGHHVIVFGEAPRLDHLRARWNGLVSVVDASSEGFDASAAGVPNGGAILVRPDGFIGFRAAPADEATMAALDAHLASYLVPGSHQAV
- a CDS encoding MoxR family ATPase — translated: MAARDSVIEIQKRVNQAVIGQQRVVERLVIALLANGNVLLEGLPGLAKTRAIKSLSQALESEFSRIQFTPDLLPSDVTGGEIYRTDGQGAGSFEFRKGPIFGNLVLADEINRAPAKVQSALLEAMEERQVTVSGKRYGLPDLFMVLATQNPIEQEGTYPLPEAQMDRFLMHVRIDYPSDADEAKVLRLVRAEQAGTAEAPPAKIAQAEIFAARKEIDAVSMVEAVETYIVALVAATRRPAEYGDKLKGWIGIGASPRGTLALDRSSRTYAWLQGRDYVTPEDVQAVVHDCLRHRVSLTYEAGADGMRADDVIDELVKQVAVAV
- a CDS encoding GlxA family transcriptional regulator, with translation MIVAEIGLLIYPDAQLAAVYGLTDLFRIAGDVTAASDDGDPAAIRVTHWRQADDGAGVACTYDSHPGKPHKPSHLIAPPSLVMPGKMQSMRGFATWMADRHAEGTTLCSVCAGAFVLGETGLLEGRQATTHWAFADALGERFPAIKVDVDRMVIDDGDIITAGGILAWTDLGLTLVERLLGPSVMLETARFLIVDPPGRAQRPYNHFVPRLDHGDAAILKVQHWLQATGAKDHAVTALARRAGLEERTFLRRFQKATGLKPTEYAQQIRIAKAREALELSRRPVEQIAWEVGYSDASAFRKLFQRITGLAPTDYRRRFGVAAG
- a CDS encoding BatD family protein, giving the protein MRWPLAFLLLGLAGPLAAQEAVVVRTKADPAAGAVIGQHVALYVDVLFHNAMRRPPRVAVPDVAGVQAFRFETQGTTVRDTIGGEPYVGQRFEFALYPRRGGEFAIPPATVTLLDSAGETTGSTRGEPVEMSVTVPAGVDPSQPVVATRHLTLDEQWAPAPGGTFKAGDAIVRTVTRTAEDVPGLVLRDLPLGAPDGVRVYTDPPDSEDRMNRGAITGRRVDRITYVFERGGRFELPAVAQPWWNLGEGALKAAAGAGATISVAEEPASGVETAPPNRRLAYAALFAALCLVFWIGTRYAAHARARHAAAATPESRAFAALRDACRAGDARAVYRAYSAWCADLSPAARAKAREFVRPLEASLFGTAAVPWSASDANLLLDRLESLRATRASASPPSSLPPLNPLADAPT
- a CDS encoding VWA domain-containing protein, whose product is MLGFAHPWLALLLPLPALVYWLVPPYAARRAAVRVPFFVQLATLTGASPRGGASISRRGLWRSLGLAACWCLALGALMRPQWTLPPVHHDQPARDLLLLVDLSGSMDTADFTDAAGNKVNRLTAVKQVLDDFLARRQGDRVGVVVFGNAPFALVPFTTDLKLARQLLGEMQVGMAGPRTVFGDAIGLGINLFATSTAPAKTMIALTDGNDTASSVPPDEAARIAKDKGIVIHTVAVGDPAAAGEEKLDEAALKQVADLTGGGYYRALDRDQLAGIYTRLDAIETRKVDTVSFQPRVELYWLPLAALTLLSMLMQAIRLVRWPRRRVAEATR
- a CDS encoding VWA domain-containing protein — its product is MMDALAAFHFLRPWWLLLLLPALALWWLERRETDTTARWRAAIDPALLRHLIVGGDTRRFKPSDLLLAGWIVGVLAIAGPAWRQAPSPFAQSARPAMFVLKVAPSMLGTDLQPTRLDRARQKMSDLLALREGAPTGLVAYAGSAHLVLPPTPDAAVVETMAGALAPDVMPREGDDLAAAVKLAGQVLTDGRQGGSIVVFADTVAPGAIAALKDERDVPVTLFAMQPAARVSADPSLNSAVSALDADLVVPTLDTADVAGLARTLATKGAAPPLAGEAPRWEEAGYWLTPLIALLVLGWFRRGWVLA
- a CDS encoding DUF4381 domain-containing protein encodes the protein MSDPADLSNLRDIIVPPPVPWWPPAPGWWIVAAALAAALAILAVHMIRRHRHNAYRRAALAELAALDPVNEPARVLALSAILKRAALVAYPRAEVASLTGAAWLAFLDRTAETDAFTKGPAAALERAAYGAQSGDGAAIVAAARRWVKRHRAAE
- a CDS encoding glucose 1-dehydrogenase, whose amino-acid sequence is MDYRNAFDMTGSVAVVTGGSSGIGFESATALGACGAKVIVAGRHQTALDAAVKRLAESGVDAASAVLDVTDPAAVTTAAAAIVEEHGKVDVLVNSAGIARLNSAVETPDDEWREVMDVNVNGVFWCCRAFGRHMVDRRQGSIVNLGSMSGLIINRPQTAASYMASKGAVHMLTKALATEWAKSGVRVNALAPGYIATEMTLKMRERPELFNVWLDMTPMGRVGEPSEVAAAVVYLASAASTYVTGTILTIDGGYTAW